The Sebastes umbrosus isolate fSebUmb1 chromosome 4, fSebUmb1.pri, whole genome shotgun sequence genomic sequence ttttgtgtgcacgtaaaagatctgcaaagttacaaagcaaagcaaaaaaaGATTAAACATAATTTCTATTTCTTATCTCAAATTTAGAAGAAGTGCATGTTCCCACAACAATATGTTCATGTTCTTCGAAGTCTGAAAGCCTGGATTGAATCATAGGAAAACTGGTAGTAGAGAGAGTACGCTCCAAATCTCCACCACTGATGTAGAAGTGTTTACGTCAGTGGTTGGCCAGTAGATTTGAGGTAATAAGACTGTGGTGTGTAGGTTAACCCCCACAACTCCACTGACCGGGGCATAGATAAGACCCACAGTGAGGGAGACCATCTGAGGGAGCTGAAAAATGCTGATTTCTGTGTAATCCAGACCGGTGGTGAGTCTCTGTGTCCGTCGGGAAAAGTAGgttctgttgtgtttatttatagcTTCAGAGACCGACTGTAGGAGCCGATTGGTAGAGAGGgaaatacttcaaaaatcaaACCTCCACCACTGATGTAGAAAAGATGAGAACAGAGTAGAAGAGAATGGAGACCTCttgatgctgctgcagtgtttactaatgtatatgtgcatgctgCAATTACAGGTTCCATTAGTTCCATAGTTTCCATTAATTATGGCATACaattattaatgaattatttCTATCCCTGTTTTTATCTTCATTCTATGTCTATTTTCCTTTATtgtaaaataagtgaatatgTCACAGTTGTGTGTCGGCCAGCTTGTTTTGGATCTGTCCCCCAAGTGGCCGAGCTTTGATTAAAGCAccttcagttattattattattaataataatagttattattatttttttattattaaggcCTAAATGATCATCTATGTTCACcgtctcacacaaacacaatcacatCACACAACTAAGAAAGTGACAGTGATGGACTGAGGGACGGAAGGAGGAGGACACGCacgcagacaggcagacagacagacagacagacagacgggcagacagacagacagacagacaggcagacagacagagacagacagagagacagacatacaggTACCTGTTGCTGTTCCAGTTGTGTCTTGTGTCTGATGATGTTGCCTTTCTCCAGCAGCTGTTTTTGGTTCTTCTCAAACTCTTCCTTTCCCTGACGGATCAACAAACACAGTTGTTACAccacttgtacacacacactgtcatgaTTTCATCTCTCTGTGACTTTGTGGATCAGTAGAAGGATCAGCAGTAATACACCGCCTCTGTCTCCCTCTAGTGGTGACAAACAGGAACTTACACACAGACTTGTTTGGTAAAAAAAGATGCTGACTCCTCACAGGCACGTGTACTCATTCCTCATGGCTATGATGACAGAGATGCTGTGTAAGGACCATCACTACAGCATCACAGCTGCCATTCATATCCGGCAAGAGCAACAGCAAAGGTAGATAGCTGGAAAACCCCCAACTCAAAGTACTTTCAGACGCAGATCAACCACATGTCAGGAAACAAATGGAGCaatgactgctgactgactgataGCATGAAGTATCGCTGTAGTTCAGACAGGCACTGTTCATTTCTTCAACAAAAACGGTGACGACAAATATTTGTTATGATGATTTTTCCACAAGTCACAAAGTCCTATCAAGGAAAACATCTCTTTCCCCTGTGATTACTATGTTGGGGGACCTGACTGATCTGAATCTTCCATCCCGGAGGATAAGGGGGTGTTGTTAACCTGACAATCACGGCTGCCAATAGATGCATCACATATAAGTGGAATCAGAGGATCCCCCTAATATTACTCAGTGGATTAATGAGGTAAATTCATGTGCTCCCTTGGAAAAAATAACCTATGCTATAAGAGGTAGCCCACAGTTTATCTATAGGATATGGGATCCATGGATTACTTATATAGAATCTACTTAACCTAACCTTTCCatggtatttatttaattactgattattattttatatgtgcTGTttcacttaattaattaatttgtttatttatttaaagtttcTATCTTACTACcatgaattatattattgtagtaCTTATTACCTTTCaatttaactaattaattaaattatttttattttattttttctgtagctTTACCTCTCGAGGTGCGAGGAAGGTtggacctgtctctgtgtggagCGGGAAGCGATGTGTATGtgcgtatatactgtatgtacatattaaatgttaaatgtaaattataattttttgtattatggcaccagtgttatgttttgttacgtttgttatgctatgtttgaaaaaaaggaattaaaaaaaaaaattccacccaaaaaaagaagatgTTTCCACAACAAAACTAAGTTAAATCAATAGTTACTTTTGAAAACAAAAGCTAcgacaaaatgtatttaacaaTTTGAAGTATAGAGGGCAGCTCAGAGATACTCAGTGTGAAGCTTGCTCAGATTTGTTCCAGATAAGCTAAAAAGGGTTTCATTTTGCAACTAGAAAAGTGTATTCACAGGTgtgtctccctcctccctcccaaaCATACAAGAGTTAAATCTCACTCAGTTGTCCCTCCCGGCTCCCTTACAGTCAAGATGGCGGTGGAGATAACAAAAACGGGGATTTATTCATCTCGTGTCGTGCCTAACTTTAGTGGATCATAACATATCGGGtatggaattaatctgcagatgctccGGTTCAAAATGTGACCAAACTTTATATGGATGTCAGTTTTTTTAGCCATAGCAAAGGCCAAAATGTGGCCTGCAACAGACTAGGAGAGGCTTGTTTTTAGCCTAGCCGATTAGCCGGAAATGCCTTTTGCTTTACTGAAGCAGTTGATGATCACTACCGGCCGGTtaggaggagtgaggagtcagcagacagataaaacagtcattaaaaaaggtttttaaaataGTGTGAATCACCGCAACTacgagaggtccttgagcatactGTCATAAATgattagctgtggacagacggacagacacacacatgaccAAATGCATAATCTCGCAACAGGCTTACAGCTGGTGGAGATAATGACTGGTTTAAACCATGATATGAGTGTCCTGACTGAAATTGTATGATCAGGGAATTGATAAGTGACAAAATATTTCTATCATAATAGTAAATATAGCAACAGCAACAACGATATAATaaagtgtatgaatgtgtgtgtgtgtgtgtgtgtacctgtagaTGTACGTAATCGTAGTCCTCCATCCAGCCTTCCTCTGTGGTCTCATACGGCCTGTCCacaccttcctcttcctctgcagctGTAAACTTTGGCGGAGAGGGGAGGGGCCGCGATTGAATGTGCACCTTCTCCCCTCCCTGATAGCTCCCACTTCCTGATCCTGTCATGTGACCACTGCTGTCCCCCGGGATCGGAGGAAgcggcagctgctgctgctgccggttGGTCCGTTTGAAGAGCAGCGAGGCGTTACCGTGGAGAAAGGAGGCAAGCTGCTTGGCGTCGTCTGGGATGCCCCGTGCCGTCATGATGAGTCGATCTAAGTCGTCCCCTCCCGGCGGCGGCGCCGAGAGCGCAGTGTGCGACCAGGAAACGGTATCTAAGCCCTGACTGTGTCGAATCAAACTCTGGAAGACCTCCTCCATCTTCCCCACCTGACGGCCCAGCTTGGTCTGCAGGGAGCGGTCCGTGGCCTGGGCGGAGTTCGCCACAGCGCCCCGGGCAAATTCCAGGAAGTCTCGGACAGATGAGCGCACCCGGTCGGCGGCTTGATGAATGGCCGGGAGGTTTCCTTCCAGGTGAGCGGGGCTTCTCCAGTTACCTGTGATGAATGACATCATGAGGGAAACGCTGGACTCAACAGCTTGCTGGAGGCGAGACAGACGCTCCATGGCCTGCTCCAGGTCCAAGATGAGGGGTTTCCCTGGAATGGGGCCAGGGGCGGGaagcgaggaggaagaggaggtgtcGCGGACAGGAACCATGTCCAAGGATGAAGCAGAGTGGTTGCTCCGTGTGCTTCCTGTGCTCGAGGCAGACAGCCGCTTGAAGGACAAGGTGAGCTCCTCACTGGTGGACTGGGCATCACGCACAACCTGGAAAACACCACTCAGATAATGTAGGCGCTATCTGGATTAAGGCAGGATGCAAATATGCTTCGCTAGCAgtttcctcctgtttcctgtctttgtACTAAGCTAGCAGTGTTCATTTCCACCTGATTGAActattatcaggccattaaataggcgttatcagtcgctaaaAGCACCAtcgatgtgggtcaataggggcctactacgcctactacgttgtaaaagtgaaagcgaaacttaaaagcaacacgttctaacatataaaactgaatgaaacgtcacgttttagGTAACAAATCTACAATTTATTttggtttaagcaacaaaactacaacttctttaggtttaggcaataaaactacaacttttttaggtttaggacaTAAAACTagaacttctttaggtttaagcaacaaaactagaacttcttaaggtttaggcaaaaaaatacacttcattaagtttaggggaaaacattgtgttttgggttaaaataactatgaacacaaagacgACTACACATTGTTGATTTCACactcttttataccttctttcagtgatctaccatgtgaacagatgacaaaacctactaataggtgtagtaggcccccattcacccacatctatggggcttatagtgactgataatgcctatttaatagcctgacaacagtctaatcggctgtcaTTTCTTCAGTACAAACTATGATGTGAAGTATTTGTTGAAATGTataaacaaaaactaaaactaagtaaaaagtcacttttgaaaatgattaaaatatttgtcaaaaaaacagaaactaaaTGATAATGTGAAAGACGAAAGAACAGACAAATGAACACTACTGCTTTAACGCAACGTCTTATTCAATGAAAGTTGACTGAATACAACAACGGGGGGACCACCCCTTTAACTGTCATACCTGCGGTGGGACATCGTAGATATAGTggtctcccctctctcctcttttctcctctcgtTCCCGGGGGAAGTCGTAGACGTCCTGGGCGGTGTGACCTCCGGTCCGCAGGCTGGCCGGGATGTCGTAGATATCCTGCGGGGCCTGGCTGACTCCGCTCCTGTCCCCGCGATAACGCTTGTCAGTCAGGATGGGCGGCGGGACGTCGTACACGTCCTCTGGAATCGGCGGCTCGTCGTCGTCGTTGAGGTTGTTGTGCAGGTACTGGCCGGGAGGGACGGGGACCGGCTTGAGTTTGGCAAAGTGGGGCGGCACGTCGTAGGTctcctctctgattggctgagcatCAGGGACGTCTTTACTGACAGACGGGGGGAAGTCATAGacctggggagagagagagagagggacagaatataaaatattatatgaaatattaaaacaacCTTGACCACTGAGTTATATCGTTCTTTTGAACATGACAGTATGATACAGATACACACTCAAATGCCAGTATAAAACAATTTTAAAGGtaccatattgtaaaaagtgagatttttatgtcttttatattataaagctaGTTTAAGTGCTGGataaatactggtaaactatcaaaacacacaatatagggagaaatacacacaacccgtattcagaaattgtgtgtttgaaacaagccgttaggatttctgtctatttgtgatgtcacaaatatacaatatatagaccattacacggttttaaacataaacattctaaatgtgtcccagtttatttcctgttgcagtgtatgtgaataacatcagctgacaggaagtaaacatggacccaaaccgttgcctagcaacgcaattccgttgaaatgcactaaaacggagcgtttcaggcagggGGTgattacaggtatattcaggcagacagtacgaggaaaataaagtttttttttaacattacagcatgtaaacatgttctagtagaaacacaaaatacaagtatgaacctgaaaatgagcacgatatgggacctttaacaagaTTGTCATGCTGCATATCTGTGAAACACATAAATTCACAGAGCCTTACCGTCTGCTGAGTACTTTTGTCTGTGCTTGCTGGGGTGTCATATATATCTTGACCACTAGAGGGTCCCTTCATCACCATGGGAGGAGTATCATACACCTGAACACAGAACAAGGCAGAAATGACATTTTGTTACACACATCATACTGGAGACACACGTGAACACATCCATTGGTGCGACGCTACGATATGACGTGACGAGAGAATGCAGCATACATGTGGGTGGGTAGGCCTGTATACCTGACACCACACTCATATTCAATCAGCGGTCTCATGAGTTCCACCTGTCCTCCAAACTCAGAGTTTCTGCAGAGAAGTTACATTCAAGACGTTTCAATACTACGTAGAATTCAATTTATCATACCAGCCAAATGATGTAAGTATAATGGGAAACCAGTAGGGACAATATGGCAGCAGTATATAACAATAACCCCTAATGATACAATTAGTCAATCTGATGCAACCTGGGCCGGCATAAAACGGATAGGTGGATTAAGCAATTACAAATTAAATtgcatttcattaattttgaGTTCAAGGCAAGAGCAAAATGTTTGACACTTTGGTGAATGAAACTTAAGACCTTTTAAAATATTCCAAGTTTAAAATTGAATTCAATGATTTTTAAAGACTTTATATTAATGTATTCTATTAGAAACTAATCTGGAATACAAAAGAAAGATATACGCAGgcatgatcacacacacacacacacacacacacacacacacacacacacacacacacacacacacacacacacacacagagtcataAAACAAGGTTTAATAGTTGAATGCATTTCATCTACTCTCTTTGTCtatggagagaggaaaggaaagcagCGCAGTGGGGATGAAGAGGTAAAGAGGAGTATGGACACAAGAGCGATGAAaaggaggaaaagaagagaACAGAGGTGCAGGAAGAGGATGGAAAGAGAAAGATTAAatgaaggagaggaaaaagcaCAGAAACAGGAGCaaaagaggacagagggaggagggggggggaggcagggaaaggaaaggaaaacagaagaaggggagaggagagaaagaaagatagaagCATGAATTGAGAAGAAACGGTAAAGAACGAAGgcagaaaggagaggagaagacaatgaagagggagaggtggagaaACGGcagaaaggagaagaggaaaaaaggagGTGAAGAGAGGGCAAAGAGTCGTCCCAGGAATGTGAACCGGTGTGgttttggtcacatgaccacCTCTCTATGACACAGTACGCTTATTGAGGAAATGTCCATCTATTAACACTCGCTCCCTCAACCCTCCCTCAATCCTTTCtgcctctgacacacacacacacacacacacacacacacacacacacacgtacgcatATAGAAGCAGCTGGGATGCCACTCGGTGAGGCATTGGGGGGCaatgataaataattaaacTATTAATTTGCAAACAAATTCACAAGTCAAAAATACATATAGCTGATAACATCATGGCCAGGCCGGCATCAGGGAGGCTTACCACCCTGATGATTGGCTCTACGAAGGGTTAACTCCCTCATGTTCCTACTGGATGAGGAATAGTTTCTATTGGTGTTTGCTGGCTTTGTTCCCGCCTCCTTTACGTCTACATGCAGCGATATAATTGCTGGAGTGCATTTTGGATGAATCTGAAACAGGGCAGTGCGTTTAGTCGAGAGGAGAGAGCTCGAGGCTGAGTGTTCTCTGTTagtttccacctccgatgaagagcagcgtgCAGACGCTTCCATAAACTTGTCTCACCCGGAGACCACAGTCTCAAACGGGGTTCTGTATCTGAAAGACGGTCTGAAGGGGATACCAGTGatcaacctccgggtctgaaaagtgaagccagtgctgaagtgccttaaacttgcattatttataAACAACAGCAGGGGGcgtctcctctggttgcaaaaagaagtcagattgtatagaagtctatgagaaaatgagcctacttctcacttgatttattacctcagtaaacattgtaaacatgagtttatggtctcaatctctagtttcaagtcttcttcaatacagcatgatgttcatttagtaaattatggtcccatttagagtcaaatagaccataaagcaggggatgctttagggcggggctaccttgtgattgacaggtcgctaccacgacattgtctggtctgagagttgtccgtgtttccgtcttacaactttaaccctttcacagtttgttttcacttcatgaaagttaattatagcctttttggtcacctgaaaatgtcttattcagagttcggttgtacttagctccaccctctcgtgtcacttctggttgcaaaaagccaacataGCGACAGCCAAACACCAAggcggcgacggccaaaatgtcgaactcgaggcttcaaaacggcagtccacaaaccaacgggtgacgtcacggtgactacgccctcttcttatatacagtctatgggggATACTACCATATCAGAGTTGTTCTtcaaatattatgactttattctcattaaattatgactctattcttgtaatattacgactttttgaACATGAGCAGAAATCTTTCTGAAACACATATGAGCTATAAGTCCAGCGGTttataaacaaactaaaatgaATCAATGTATCATTGAGGTGAATAGGAgccacatgcacatttaaagaggttactTCAAACTACTGGGGCATTAATACTACAacaatgacagacagacagacaacacatTAACCTGTACTGTCTGTACTAGTCTGTGCCATTACATCCATTATATTTCATCGcaaaatatattagaatacacgtAATTATGCTCATGCCAGTGAAGctaatttgaatttgaaaagtGAGATTGAGAGAGAGACCATCACACAAGATGACACTCTTTCTTCCCAAACTGAATCCAAACCCAGCAGCCTCCATGCCAGCATGCAGTGAATGCAGACCATCTTCATTTTTCACATGACACTGGGTGAACCTCACCACTCCACTTTACCATTGATTTTCATTatactatatcatgatatactATATTCATCTTGCAGTATGGTACACTATGAATACTGTGATACAAAATGTGTACTTTGTTTCTACAGTATGGTGCACACCATGAAATGGATAACCCTGTTCTCACAATAAGGCACAGGTAGATACAGGTACAGGTAGCGTACAGGTACAGGTAGtttacaggtacaggtacaggtacaggtagCCTACAGGTAGtttacaggtacaggtacaggtacaggtacaggtagCCTACAGGTACAGGTAGAGGTAGCCTACAAGTACTGGTACAGGTAGCCTACAGGTAgaggtacaggtacaggtacatGTAGcctacaggtacaggtacaggtacaggtacaggtagAGGTAGCCTATAGGTAGAGGTAGCCTACAAGTACTGGTACAGGTAGCCTACAGGTAGCCTACAGGTAgaggtacaggtacaggtagCCTACAGGTACAGGTAGAGATAGAGGTAGcctacaggtacaggtacatgtacaggtacaggtacaggtagCCTACaagtagaggtagaggtagccTACAgatacaggtacaggtacaggtagCCTACAGGTAGAGATAGAGGTAGCCTACAGATacaggtagaggtagaggtagaggtagcctacaggtacaggtacaggtacaggtagCCTATAGGTAGAGGTAGCCTACAAGTACAGATACAGGTAGCCTACAGGTAAatgtagaggtagaggtagccTACAGATACAGGTACAGGTAGCCTACAGGTAgaggtacaggtacaggtagCCTACAGGTAAATGTAGAGATACAGGTAGCCTACAGGTAGAGGTACAGGTACAGGGAGTGTACCACAGAGAACAGCCTCTACACCATTACACCTCCTGGAGAGTTGTAACCATACATGTTGAGTTCATCAGCTCTGTTTCTTCACACGTGAAGTTGGAGAGAGGATTACTGTTCCACAGTCAGTCAGTGCTGATGTGGTGCATAGACATTAGAAGACATACAATAAGTGTACCCTATCTCACTGTACCCTACAGCTGTACTGTGATgctaccgtgtgtgtgtgtgtgtgtgtgtgtgtgtgtgattacttGCTATGGTCAGAGCCATCTAACATGAGCCATCTCCCAcccagcagacattttgatgaAGTGCCTGGTGTTGCGGTGCGTTCATTCTTCACCTTTCAGATTGCCGACTTCAAAAAAAGCCCAGCAGCTACATCTGTTATTACAGCTACAcatcttcctcctgctctttcTCGTCTTCCCATCCTTCATTTTTTCCTCATCATTCattgtcatcttgtttttcttctttccttcctgtactcctcctcctcctctccccccttCTTCCTCATACAGCgcattttctcctcctcttcctcgtcctgcGACTCTCATTTTGCTGtggttgtatgtgtgtgacctTTCTCTTTTGGCTTGTCAGCATCAAGACTCTCTTCTACGTACattttgcctgtgtgtgtgcgtgtgtgtgcatgtgtgtgtgtgcaaagtgCCTGCCTATAAAGCAAAAAACATTGTGAACAGTATGTGTGGAATTACGCAGGAATAAACTGACCTATATGCGTGTGGAATCAAATGTAAAGGCCCAgcaagcacacacaaacacacaggcacaggcacacgcacacacacacacacacacacacacacacacacacacaaccaataACCTTCTCTATAGTGGAAAAATACGGCTTCTTTTTGTTGCCTCTGGACAGTccaatatcacacacacacacacacacacagcagtctgACCTGTGTGTTGTACTGCTGGCGGGTGGGCGGCACGTCGTAAATGTCTTGATGGGTCGGAGGCTGATGTCTGGGTGGGACGTCGTACTCGTCCTGGTCTGCTTTCACCGTGTCGTACACATACACCTGTCCGACCCGAGTAGGAACTACCACctggacacagaaacacagagagtgGAGAGGAAGGTGAGAGTCAAGAACAACACAAAGACATAATAGTCACACAACAAAACATCAGTCTGAAGGCAGGAGTAGGATGGATATCAACCCCACTATAGAGATATTTGATCTTCATATCAACAGATGGAGAAAGTCTTTAAATCTACTAACAGAAAAACACCACagcaaaaacaaagattaaaccACCAAATGGTCCCCTACTGTAAAAAATAAGTCACAGGGCCTGTGTTTATGTGACTATGACAACATGCGAGGGTCACAATGCGTCACTGAGTCACGAGAGCTTCTCTCATCAGACTCTGAAGTTACAAAACTAGGAGGCTTCTTCACCTTTGAATGAGAATTTAGTGCTTCTTCACACTGAATGAACAGAGACTTAAGGTCTTTCAGTCTAATTAAAACACGCTGCTCACACACAGGCAATAAAAACAGAGCAGGGGACCTGTCATAGTTGTCGTGGGAACCAGGCTGCCCTATTGTGTGCCTGTTTAAACTGTGTATTCTATGGTTTGAGTGTAAAGTCAACCAGCCAGCCTGGGAAACCACAGCAGCTGTggtatacaacacacacacacacacacacacacacacacacacacacacacacacacacacacacacacacacacacacacacacacacacacacacacacacacacacacacacacacacacacacacacacacacacacaacaaaagtaGCTGTCACAGCTAGTATCCTTTCATCATCGTCTCTTCTGTCATTTCCACAACATTTCCATGTCCTGGTTAAACCAAATATGAGCAGCAGAAAGCGAGTGTAACCAGGCCCTACACTTACCAATGGGATGATGGATCTTattagctagcatgctaaccaCACTATTCACTATTACCTATCTATAGTGAacctttaaatgaaatattttttacacCGAGATTTCCGGCAGTAAATAAAGTGCATAGCAGCAAAATAGGACTGACTGCAGACACAATTAAGTACATAC encodes the following:
- the bcar1 gene encoding breast cancer anti-estrogen resistance protein 1 isoform X3 — encoded protein: MSVPNVLAKALYDNVAESPDELSFRKGDIMTVLERDTQGLDGWWLCSLHGRQGIVPGNRLKILVGMYDSKQQGTPSTPEPATSSSQVQRPLPPLSAYAKPSRAPSSAAVATSSSGYPIKPSTQYTPMHPAYSTPSPAQTNPDSIYMMPPSHGPKPSPQSLYQIPSGPSGLPPGPPSKGPALAQRQYQLAGQDIYQVPPSMGSGPGQGAAPAGGTGAGQDVYQVPPSLDKRNWESSNKPLGKVVVPTRVGQVYVYDTVKADQDEYDVPPRHQPPTHQDIYDVPPTRQQYNTQVYDTPPMVMKGPSSGQDIYDTPASTDKSTQQTVYDFPPSVSKDVPDAQPIREETYDVPPHFAKLKPVPVPPGQYLHNNLNDDDEPPIPEDVYDVPPPILTDKRYRGDRSGVSQAPQDIYDIPASLRTGGHTAQDVYDFPREREEKRGERGDHYIYDVPPQVVRDAQSTSEELTLSFKRLSASSTGSTRSNHSASSLDMVPVRDTSSSSSLPAPGPIPGKPLILDLEQAMERLSRLQQAVESSVSLMMSFITGNWRSPAHLEGNLPAIHQAADRVRSSVRDFLEFARGAVANSAQATDRSLQTKLGRQVGKMEEVFQSLIRHSQGLDTVSWSHTALSAPPPGGDDLDRLIMTARGIPDDAKQLASFLHGNASLLFKRTNRQQQQLPLPPIPGDSSGHMTGSGSGSYQGGEKVHIQSRPLPSPPKFTAAEEEEGVDRPYETTEEGWMEDYDYVHLQGKEEFEKNQKQLLEKGNIIRHKTQLEQQQVPIKQFERLEQEVSRPINNDMTGWVPSPHHPLPNQQAQNGSGGPPPCAKLCNGDRQLLLFYQEQCEQNVTTVTNAIDAFFTAVNSNQPPKIFVAHSKFVILSAHKLVFIGDTLSRQAKSPDVRARVAQSSNTLCEKLKDIVISTKTAALQYPSPGAAREMTERVRELAGCTQQFRMVLGQLLVM
- the bcar1 gene encoding breast cancer anti-estrogen resistance protein 1 isoform X1, yielding MSVPVLCRMFDCLQAAPQVENVLAKALYDNVAESPDELSFRKGDIMTVLERDTQGLDGWWLCSLHGRQGIVPGNRLKILVGMYDSKQQGTPSTPEPATSSSQVQRPLPPLSAYAKPSRAPSSAAVATSSSGYPIKPSTQYTPMHPAYSTPSPAQTNPDSIYMMPPSHGPKPSPQSLYQIPSGPSGLPPGPPSKGPALAQRQYQLAGQDIYQVPPSMGSGPGQGAAPAGGTGAGQDVYQVPPSLDKRNWESSNKPLGKVVVPTRVGQVYVYDTVKADQDEYDVPPRHQPPTHQDIYDVPPTRQQYNTQVYDTPPMVMKGPSSGQDIYDTPASTDKSTQQTVYDFPPSVSKDVPDAQPIREETYDVPPHFAKLKPVPVPPGQYLHNNLNDDDEPPIPEDVYDVPPPILTDKRYRGDRSGVSQAPQDIYDIPASLRTGGHTAQDVYDFPREREEKRGERGDHYIYDVPPQVVRDAQSTSEELTLSFKRLSASSTGSTRSNHSASSLDMVPVRDTSSSSSLPAPGPIPGKPLILDLEQAMERLSRLQQAVESSVSLMMSFITGNWRSPAHLEGNLPAIHQAADRVRSSVRDFLEFARGAVANSAQATDRSLQTKLGRQVGKMEEVFQSLIRHSQGLDTVSWSHTALSAPPPGGDDLDRLIMTARGIPDDAKQLASFLHGNASLLFKRTNRQQQQLPLPPIPGDSSGHMTGSGSGSYQGGEKVHIQSRPLPSPPKFTAAEEEEGVDRPYETTEEGWMEDYDYVHLQGKEEFEKNQKQLLEKGNIIRHKTQLEQQQVPIKQFERLEQEVSRPINNDMTGWVPSPHHPLPNQQAQNGSGGPPPCAKLCNGDRQLLLFYQEQCEQNVTTVTNAIDAFFTAVNSNQPPKIFVAHSKFVILSAHKLVFIGDTLSRQAKSPDVRARVAQSSNTLCEKLKDIVISTKTAALQYPSPGAAREMTERVRELAGCTQQFRMVLGQLLVM
- the bcar1 gene encoding breast cancer anti-estrogen resistance protein 1 isoform X4 — encoded protein: MNYLNVLAKALYDNVAESPDELSFRKGDIMTVLERDTQGLDGWWLCSLHGRQGIVPGNRLKILVGMYDSKQQGTPSTPEPATSSSQVQRPLPPLSAYAKPSRAPSSAAVATSSSGYPIKPSTQYTPMHPAYSTPSPAQTNPDSIYMMPPSHGPKPSPQSLYQIPSGPSGLPPGPPSKGPALAQRQYQLAGQDIYQVPPSMGSGPGQGAAPAGGTGAGQDVYQVPPSLDKRNWESSNKPLGKVVVPTRVGQVYVYDTVKADQDEYDVPPRHQPPTHQDIYDVPPTRQQYNTQVYDTPPMVMKGPSSGQDIYDTPASTDKSTQQTVYDFPPSVSKDVPDAQPIREETYDVPPHFAKLKPVPVPPGQYLHNNLNDDDEPPIPEDVYDVPPPILTDKRYRGDRSGVSQAPQDIYDIPASLRTGGHTAQDVYDFPREREEKRGERGDHYIYDVPPQVVRDAQSTSEELTLSFKRLSASSTGSTRSNHSASSLDMVPVRDTSSSSSLPAPGPIPGKPLILDLEQAMERLSRLQQAVESSVSLMMSFITGNWRSPAHLEGNLPAIHQAADRVRSSVRDFLEFARGAVANSAQATDRSLQTKLGRQVGKMEEVFQSLIRHSQGLDTVSWSHTALSAPPPGGDDLDRLIMTARGIPDDAKQLASFLHGNASLLFKRTNRQQQQLPLPPIPGDSSGHMTGSGSGSYQGGEKVHIQSRPLPSPPKFTAAEEEEGVDRPYETTEEGWMEDYDYVHLQGKEEFEKNQKQLLEKGNIIRHKTQLEQQQVPIKQFERLEQEVSRPINNDMTGWVPSPHHPLPNQQAQNGSGGPPPCAKLCNGDRQLLLFYQEQCEQNVTTVTNAIDAFFTAVNSNQPPKIFVAHSKFVILSAHKLVFIGDTLSRQAKSPDVRARVAQSSNTLCEKLKDIVISTKTAALQYPSPGAAREMTERVRELAGCTQQFRMVLGQLLVM